The proteins below are encoded in one region of Ascochyta rabiei chromosome 9, complete sequence:
- a CDS encoding ATP-binding cassette transporter snq2, translating to MTSNEPPTPAGSHTLERSVDTPVEPRQPPSHIGTHSATPAAPSTHHETANGGTFINNALHTSSASYYGGRGSGLFSASSNGTAFPSPDAVDNRVLESSEETLKEPKAEREEQIVPDLVHSDSSSDSEHEEPGDYAAIKPASSVTRPTLQSTQSKPMTEEDVFRFLSRRRTSQSNGLGRRDTRATASSADEEQDEINKLMSRMFGHTRQEASEEEKTRHVGVVFKNLTVKGQGLGAALQPSVGDFFMNPVRLIKNLVTRGPKAAAGKPPVRTLIDDFSGCIKPGEMLLVLGRPGSGCSTFLKMLGNQRFGYEEITGQVKYGGTDADEMAKKYRSEVLYNPEDDLHYATLKVKDTIKFALKTRTPGKDSRKEGESRADYVKEFLRVVTKLFWIEHTMDTKVGNEFVRGVSGGEKKRVSIAEAMITKASAQSWDNSTRGLDASTALEYVQSLRSLTNMANISTSVALYQAGESLYDLFDKVLLIHEGRCCYFGPSDRAAEYFKDLGFHQPDRWTTADFLTSVTDDHERHIKDGYEDRIPRTGAQFGKAFFDSQQHQDNLAEIEEFEKETQRMMEDRRAAATKATKKKNFTLPFHKQVMACTKRQFLVMIGDPQSLGGKWGGIFFQALIVGSLFFNLPNTAAGVFPRGGVIFFMLLFNALLALAELTSAFESRPILLKHKSFSFYRPAAYAIAQTVVDVPLVLVQVVIFDLVVYFMASLQRTASQFFISLLFLWIITMTMYAFFRAIGSLVGSLDIATRITGVAIQALVVYTGYLIPPSKMHPWFSWLRWINPIQYGFEGLLVNEFYNLEIQCTPPYIAPQVPGAQEQYQSCAILGSRPGSLTVAGADYAEAAFGYSRSHLWRNFGIITGMFIFFVCLTAIGMESQKPNKGGGAVTIFKRGQVPKSVEKDMETQKPNDEESGKIKTAAVNEKAEGSQDSDDRLGGVAKNETIFTFQNITYTIPYEKGERTLLKDVQGYVKPGKLTALMGASGAGKTTLLNTLAQRIRFGVVHGDFLVDGKPLPSSFQRSTGFAEQMDIHESTSTVREALRFSARLRQPKDTPIQEKYDYVETIIDLLEMRDIAGAAIGTTGSGLNQEQRKRLTIGVELASKPELLMFLDEPTSGLDSGAAFNIVRFLRKLADAGQAILCTIHQPSAVLFEHFDQLLLLKSGGRTVYFGDLGHDSEKLLKYLEHNGAKKCPPQENPAEYMLEAIGAGNPDYKGQDWGDVWAKSEENQKLGKEIQDIAANRKSASKNNEAKDDRAYAMPYMTQWLAVVQRNFVAMWRDPDYVLGIVTLHIITGLFNGFTFWNLGQSQVDMQSRLFSIFMTLTISPPLIQQLQPRFINIRSIYESREGNAKIYSWTAWVWGAILSEIPYRIVAGTIYWCCWYFPPAFPRDTYTAASTWLFVTLFEMFYLGFGQAIAAFAPNELLASLLVPLFFTFIVSFCGVVVPYAGLPTFWQAWMYWLTPFKYLLEGFLALLVQGQEIRCDANELAIFPPPPGQDCQTYAGQFAQQAGGYVEAQPDGTCGYCQFATGDAFAASFNVFPRYIWRDFGIMWIYIFFNFAVVFICTWLYLGGMRQIVSVFKPSARKEKAAKKNKTQNGDAA from the exons ATGACATCTAATGAGCCACCAACACCGGCTGGGTCTCATACTCTTGAACGCTCTGTAGACACACCGGTAGAGCCACGTCAACCACCCTCACATATTGGCACACATTCTGCGACTCCAGCGGCACCCAGTACCCACCACGAAACCGCTAACGGTGGGACCTTTATCAATAATGCGCTCCACACCTCAAGCGCAAGTTATTACGGTGGACGAGGATCTGGTCTGTTCTCAGCATCAAGCAATGGTACAGCATTTCCATCGCCGGATGCTGTCGACAATCGCGTTCTCGAATCCAGCGAAGAAACTTTGAAGGAGCCGAAGGCGGAGCGCGAAGAACAGATAGTTCCTGATCTTGTACACAGCGACTCTTCCTCAGACTCGGAACACGAAGAACCTGGAGATTATGCGGCAATCAAGCCAGCTTCGTCAGTCACGAGGCCTACGTTACAGTCAACGCAGTCTAAGCCGATGACTGAAGAGGACGTTTTCCGTTTTCTGTCAAGAAGAAGGACCAGCCAGAGCAATGGCCTGGGGCGAAGAGATACACGAGCTACTGCATCGAGCGCCGATGAGGAGCAAGATGAGATCAACAAGCTGATGTCAAGAATGTTTGGGCACACACGTCAGGAAGCAtcagaagaagaaaagacaCGTCATGTTGGTGTAGTGTTCAAGAACCTTACCGTCAAAGGTCAGGGCCTTGGGGCCGCGCTGCAGCCCTCGGTTGGTGATTTCTTCATGAATCCTGTACGGCTCATCAAAAACCTTGTAACTCGTGGACCTAAAGCAGCTGCTGGAAAGCCACCCGTTCGCACACTGATTGACGATTTCTCGGGATGCATCAAGCCAGGAGAGATGCTTCTCGTTCTAGGACGGCCTGGTAGTGGATGCAGTACATTCCTGAAGATGCTTGGTAACCAACGGTTTGGTTATGAAGAGATTACTGGCCAAGTCAAGTATGGTGGAACTGATGCTGACGAGATGGCTAAGAAGTACAGGAGCGAGGTGCTCTACAACCCAGAAGATGACCTCCACTATGCCACCCTGAAAGTCAAAGATACGATCAAATTTGCGCTGAAAACCCGCACACCAGGCAAAGATTCTCGAAAAGAGGGAGAATCGCGAGCGGATTACGTCAAGGAGTTCCTCCGTGTCGTTACCAAACTGTTCTGGATCGAGCATACAATGGACACCAAGGTCGGTAACGAGTTCGTCCGTGGCGTATCTGGTGGTGAGAAGAAGCGCGTTTCCATCGCGGAGGCTATGATCACGAAGGCATCCGCACAATCGTGGGACAACTCTACCCGTGGACTGGACGCCTCCACAGCCCTGGAATATGTACAGAGTCTGCGATCACTCACCAACATGGCCAATATCTCCACGAGTGTTGCTTTGTACCAGGCTGGCGAGTCGCTGTACGACCTATTTGACAAGGTCCTCTTGATCCATGAGGGCCGATGTTGTTACTTTGGTCCTTCTGATCGTGCTGCGGAATACTTCAAGGACCTAGGGTTCCATCAACCAGACCGCTGGACGACTGCTGATTTCTTGACGTCAGTCACCGACGATCATGAGCGTCACATCAAGGACGGCTACGAAGACCGTATTCCTCGAACTGGCGCCCAGTTTGGCAAGGCTTTCTTCGACAGCCAACAACACCAGGACAACCTTGCCGAGATAGAGGAGTTCGAAAAGGAGACCCAGCGTATGATGGAGGACCGTCGTGCTGCTGCAACCAAAGcaacgaagaagaagaacttCACGTTGCCCTTCCACAAGCAAGTCATGGCTTGTACTAAGCGCCAGTTCTTGGTCATGATTGGTGACCCACAATCTTTGGGTGGCAAGTGGGGAGGCATCTTTTTTCAGGCTCTGATCGTTGGATCCTTGTTCTTCAATCTGCCGAACACTGCTGCAGGTGTCTTCCCTCGTGGTGGTGTGATCTTCTTCATGCTGCTGTTCAATGCACTTCTTGCTCTGGCTGAGTTGACTTCTGCCTTTGAAAGTCGACCGATTCTGCTGAAGCACAAGAGCTTCTCTTTCTATCGCCCTGCCGCGTATGCGATTGCTCAGACTGTCGTCGACGTTCCTCTCGTCCTTGTCCAGGTCGTCATCTTCGATTTAGTGGTCTACTTTATGGCCAGCCTGCAACGCACAGCATCACAGTTTTTCATCTCGCTGTTGTTCCTTTGGATCATCACCATGACCATGTATGCATTCTTCCGAGCCATTGGATCCCTGGTAGGATCTCTCGACATTGCTACACGTATTACTGGTGTCGCCATCCAAGCGCTTGTTGTGTATACCGGCTATTTGATACCTCCGAGCAAGATGCATCCTTGGTTCAGTTGGTTACGATGGATTAACCCTATTCAATACGGATTCGAAGGCCTCTTGGTCAACGAATTCTACAACCTCGAAATTCAGTGCACGCCACCATACATCGCCCCACAAGTGCCCGGTGCACAGGAGCAATACCAGTCTTGCGCGATTCTAGGTAGCAGACCGGGTTCACTGACTGTAGCCGGTGCAGACTACGCCGAAGCCGCTTTTGGTTATTCGCGCAGCCATCTGTGGCGTAACTTCGGCATCATCACAGGCATGTTCATCTTTTTTGTTTGTCTCACAGCAATTGGTATGGAGAGCCAGAAGCCCAACAAAGGCGGCGGCGCGGTTACCATTTTCAAGCGTGGTCAAGTGCCCAAATCCGTCGAAAAGGACATGGAGACTCAGAAGCCAAACGACGAAGAGTCTGGGAAGATCAAGACTGCTGCAGTCAACGAGAAGGCTGAAGGTAGTCAGGACTCTGACGACAGGCTGGGTGGCGTTGCAAAGAATGAAACCATCTTCACGTTCCAGAACATCACCTACACTATCCCGTATGAGAAGGGAGAACGCACCCTACTCAAGGATGTGCAAGGATACGTCAAGCCCGGAAAGTTAACAGCTCTGATGGGTGCCTCTGGCGCTGGAAAGACGACTCTACTAAATACTCTGGCGCAGCGTATTCGCTTCGGTGTGGTACATGGAGACTTTCTCGTCGACGGCAAACCTCTACCTTCTTCATTCCAACGGTCGACTGGTTTCGCTGAGCAAATGGATATTCACGAGTCGACAAGCACAGTGCGCGAGGCTTTGCGCTTTTCTGCACGCCTACGTCAGCCGAAAGATACCCCCATACAAGAAAAGTATGATTACGTTGAGACCATTATCGACCTGCTTGAGATGCGAGACATTGCAGGCGCTGCCATCGGCACAACTGGATCTGGACTAAACCAGGAGCAGCGTAAGAGGCTGACCATCGGCGTTGAACTTGCCAGCAAACCAGAACTGCTCATGTTCCTTGACGAGCCGACATCTGGACTCGACTCGGGTGCTGCTTTCAACATCGTCCGCTTCCTGCGCAAGCTTGCCGACGCTGGCCAGGCTATCCTCTGCACCATTCATCAACCGAGTGCAGTTCTTTTCGAACATTTCGACCAACTTCTTCTGCTGAAGTCTGGAGGTCGTACAGTCTATTTTGGCGATCTAGGTCACGACTCGGAAAAGCTCCTCAAGTACCTCGAGCACAACGGGGCCAAGAAGTGTCCACCACAGGAGAATCCTGCCGAATACATGCTTGAAGCGATAGGTGCCGGCAATCCCGATTATAAGGGCCAGGATTGGGGTGATGTATGGGCCAAATCCGAGGAGAACCAGAAGCTCGGCAAGGAGATCCAGGACATCGCTGCGAACCGGAAGTCTGCTTCAAAGAACAACGAAGCCAAAGACGACAGAGCATACGCCATGCCCTACATGACACAGTGGCTAGCCGTTGTGCAGCGCAATTTCGTGGCGATGTGGAGAGACCCCGACTATGTCCTTGGTATTGTCACGCTCCACATCATCACTGGCCTGTTCAACGGGTTCACTTTCTGGAATCTGGGACAATCACAAGTTGACATGCAGTCCCGATTGTTCTCGATCTTCATGACCCTGACCATCTCGCCGCCTCTGATCCAGCAACTACAGCCGCGTTTCATCAACATTCGATCGATTTACGAGTCGAGAGAGGGCAACGCGAAGATTTACTCGTGGACTGCATGGGTTTGGGGGGCCATTCTCAGTGAGATTCCGTACCGCATCGTTGCTGGTACAATCTACTGGTGCTGTTGGTATTTCCCGCCCGCGTTCCCCCGTGATACCTACACAGCAGCGAGTACCTGGCTCTTTGTTACGCTTTTCGAAATGTTTTACCTTGGCTTTGGTCAGGCCATTGCAGCTTTCGCTCCCAACGAGCTGCTTGCTTCGCTGCTCGTGCCGCTGTTCTTCACTTTCA TCGTGTCTTTCTGCGGTGTAGTCGTTCCCTACGCCGGTCTACCCACCTTCTGGCAGGCCTGGATGTACTGGCTTACGCCTTTTAAGTACCTTCTTGAAGGCTTCCTCGCGCTGCTAGTCCAGGGCCAGGAGATCCGGTGCGACGCTAACGAGCTGGCGATCTTTCCTCCCCCACCCGGCCAAGACTGTCAGACGTATGCTGGGCAGTTCGCGCAGCAGGCAGGTGGGTACGTGGAAGCGCAGCCAGACGGGACATGTGGATACTGCCAGTTCGCCACCGGCGATGCATTTGCGGCCAGCTTCAACGTGTTCCCACGGTATATCTGGCGCGATTTTG GCATCATGTGGATCTACATTTTCTTCAACTTTGCAGTCGTCTTCATTTGCACGTGGCTGTATCTCGGCGGTATGCGTCAGATTGTTTCAGTGTTCAAGCCCTCGGCGAGAAAGGAGAAGGCGGCGAAGAAAAATAAGACGCAGAATGGCGATGCTGCGTAG
- a CDS encoding Peptide chain release factor 1, mitochondrial, with amino-acid sequence MMPAAQRKSNAITCQRSFRLCSRDSESASDCVWCTHFSVTLPRREHSMLPTPWVCRSCLTRIARPLTRRLLRHQSTTATSESIPPALLSRARNIAFEHRSLAEKLANGFDTKSAKKLGEYSSIVNALERWDKANESVTELTSLIHDSTTDPELRELAADDLAETRTDLVNASQSLVTSLVPVHPFAHLPCLIEIRPGAGGSEAAIFAGDLFRMYQAFCNRNNLRTSIVKYENINGTGEAGVPLSEAIFEVENENAYGIFRCEAGVHRVQRVPATETKGRTHTSAASVHVLPSLQENAAAQEDFDDPESDYYIDIKEVRQEVMRASGAGGQHVNKTESAVRLTHIPTNTVVAMQDSRSQSKNKEKAWALLRSRIAQARREKREDEIVAMRRSVIGVAKMGRGDKIRTYNYGQQRVTDHRSGTTVHDLDDVMAGGQTLEKVMDSVRSWLMERDVEGLIAEEGATK; translated from the exons ATGATGCCCGCCGCGCAACGAAAGTCAAACGCCATCACGTGCCAGCGCTCCTTCCGATTGTGCTCGCGCGATTCGGAAAGCGCGTCTGATTGCGTCTGGTGCACGCATTTTTCCGTCACGCTTCCACGCCGAGAACACAGTATGCTGCCAACGCCGTGGGTCTGCCGCAGCTGTCTCACGCGCATTGCAAGGCCGTTGACACGACGCCTATTACGTCATCAGTCTACAA CTGCCACTTCAGAGTCAATACCACCTGCTCTCCTCTCTCGAGCTCGCAACATTGCCTTTGAGCACAGAAGCCTCGCAGAAAAGCTCGCCAATGGCTTCGACACGAAATCTGCGAAAAAGTTGGGCGAGTACAGCTCCATTGTGAATGCTTTGGAGAGGTGGGACAAAGCCAACGAG TCTGTCACAGAGCTCACCTCGCTGATACACGACTCGACGACGGACCCTGAGCTACGCGAGCTCGCCGCCGACGACCTCGCAGAGACGCGCACCGACCTCGTCAACGCCTCCCAGAGCCTCGTCACCTCGCTCGTGCCGGTGCATCCGTTCGCACATCTCCCGTGTCTGATCGAGATACGGCCAGGCGCTGGAGGATCCGAGGCCGCCATTTTCGCCGGCGACCTGTTCCGCATGTACCAAGCCTTCTGCAACCGCAACAACCTTCGGACGAGCATTGTGAAGTATGAAAACATCAACGGCACCGGTGAGGCCGGCGTCCCGCTCTCTGAAGCCATCTTCGAGGTCGAGAACGAGAACGCGTATGGTATCTTCAGATGCGAGGCAGGTGTGCACCGCGTCCAACGAGTGCCAGCTACCGAGACTAAGGGGAGGACACATACCAGCGCAGCCTCGGTCCACGTGCTGCCTAGTCTGCAAGAGAACGCAGCAGCGCAAGAAGACTTTGACGACCCCGAGAGCGACTACTACATCGACATCAAAGAGGTCAGGCAGGAAGTCATGAGAGCCAGTGGAGCTGGTGGCCAGCACGTCAACAAGACCGAATCGGCCGTTCGACTCACCCACATACCGACCAACACAGTAGTCGCAATGCAGGACTCGCGATCTCAGTCGAAGAACAAGGAAAAGGCCTGGGCACTGCTTCGCTCCCGCATCGCCCAGGCAAGACGTGAAAAGCGCGAAGACGAGATCGTGGCAATGCGTCGAAGCGTCATCGGTGTGGCTAAGATGGGCCGTGGAGATAAGATACGAACGTACAACTACGGACAACAACGAGTTACCGACCACAGGAGCGGCACCACGGTACACGATCTCGACGATGTGATGGCTGGCGGTCAGACGCTCGAAAAGGTCATGGACAGCGTCCGCAGCTGGCTCATGGAACGAGACGTTGAAGGTTTGATCGCTGAAGAGGGCGCGACCAAGTGA